The following proteins come from a genomic window of Novosphingobium sp. P6W:
- a CDS encoding DUF2147 domain-containing protein: MRYTLLIPFLVAIAGPAFASEGHAAADAEGIWLNPKHTVAVHTDACGQNRTPTLCGRIVWASTQAQADARDSDVPRLLGTEILQDYRFHGHGTWSGTVFVPDMGRRFTSEIDQLSPTQLKVKGCILGGLLCKSQVWTRIGQVPA, from the coding sequence ATGCGATATACCTTGCTCATCCCTTTCCTCGTCGCGATCGCCGGGCCTGCCTTCGCGAGTGAGGGACATGCGGCGGCCGATGCCGAAGGCATCTGGCTGAACCCGAAACACACCGTCGCCGTGCATACCGATGCGTGCGGCCAGAACCGGACGCCAACCCTGTGCGGCCGGATCGTGTGGGCCAGTACCCAGGCCCAGGCCGATGCGCGTGACAGCGATGTGCCCCGCCTGCTCGGCACTGAAATCCTTCAAGACTACCGCTTTCATGGCCATGGCACCTGGAGCGGCACCGTGTTCGTGCCCGACATGGGCCGCCGCTTCACGTCCGAGATCGACCAGCTTTCGCCTACGCAATTGAAGGTCAAGGGCTGCATCCTGGGCGGGCTGCTATGCAAGTCGCAGGTCTGGACCCGTATCGGGCAAGTACCGGCATGA
- the mprF gene encoding bifunctional lysylphosphatidylglycerol flippase/synthetase MprF, giving the protein MKPLRSLIALIERRRRLVTLGVVLAVIALGFAALDALTHEIRYSQVRAAVHALTTAQIVLALGFTAASYLALTFYDYLALRIVGRPLPWRTAALASFTSYTLSHNLGLSLLTGGSARYRIYVAAGLDGPDVARVVALAAGNFWAGVITIAGAAMLFHPGGLDLPGVALGAGLTHLAGAAMVVFMAVLVVAAARVKSPLRVMGVSLPLPRPGQIMAQIGIGFVDLSCAAAALFVLLPGAAPALLPAFVLAYALGIVVALVSHVPGGLGVFEAVVLAIVPGDRATLFAALIAYRLVYYLLPLVLAALLLAWHESRRSRRLAQLVGGMHTLATSLSPLLLSCSAFLGGGMLLLSGSLPAIHARMGLLADFLPLPFIEASHIAASLVGTALLLLAPGLYRRLDGACLATRLLLVAGAFFSLTKGIDYEEAAACLALAGLLQLTRGAFYRRTALTETPLTAGWLAAIAMVGGLALWAGMFAYRHIPYDDDLWWKFALQANAPRYLRAALACAVFLAGFALWRLFAPSASRPHGESVEEAGPAIRAILATSGRTEAMLALTGDKRFLVSAARDAFIMYQVKGSSWVVMGDPVGAEQSWGELLWAIRDLSHRQQGRLMLYEVSPAALDLAIGMGLQIVKYGEEAIVDLPAFELGTPQLRSVRKSERVAAKAGASLRVVPAAAVPVILDELEAISAEWMAAKGHREKGFSLGSFEREYLCNFDMALVMVEGRIVAFANLWLTQDKAEASVDLMRHRADAPRGTMDFLFANLLVWAKARGYRRFTLGQVPLSGIDGRHLAPAWAKAAALVFRHGESFYGFRGLRGYKEKFAPHWEPRYVAGPHGIGLIQGLHDVSRLIGSGPAAAPAAARRTVQVPESSTVHPRPLERMLPA; this is encoded by the coding sequence ATGAAACCCCTGCGCAGCCTTATTGCCCTGATCGAACGGCGGCGGCGTTTGGTTACGCTGGGCGTGGTGCTGGCGGTGATCGCGCTGGGCTTTGCCGCGCTCGATGCCCTGACGCACGAGATCCGCTATTCGCAGGTTCGCGCGGCTGTTCATGCGCTGACCACCGCCCAGATCGTGCTGGCGCTGGGGTTCACCGCTGCAAGCTACCTCGCGCTGACATTCTACGATTACCTTGCGCTGCGCATCGTCGGGCGCCCGCTGCCCTGGCGAACGGCGGCGCTGGCCTCGTTCACCAGCTATACCCTCAGCCACAACCTGGGCCTTTCGCTGCTGACCGGCGGCTCTGCGCGCTATCGCATCTACGTCGCGGCGGGGCTCGACGGGCCTGATGTCGCGCGGGTGGTGGCGCTGGCGGCGGGCAATTTCTGGGCCGGGGTCATCACGATCGCGGGCGCTGCCATGCTGTTTCATCCCGGCGGGCTGGACCTGCCCGGAGTAGCGCTGGGGGCAGGTCTCACCCACCTTGCGGGCGCGGCGATGGTGGTGTTCATGGCGGTGCTGGTAGTCGCGGCGGCGCGCGTAAAAAGCCCGCTTCGGGTTATGGGCGTAAGCCTGCCGTTGCCGCGCCCGGGACAGATCATGGCGCAGATAGGCATCGGCTTCGTCGACCTGTCCTGCGCGGCGGCGGCGCTTTTCGTGCTGCTCCCCGGCGCTGCTCCGGCCCTGCTGCCCGCCTTCGTGCTGGCCTATGCGCTGGGCATAGTCGTTGCGTTGGTAAGCCATGTTCCCGGCGGTCTGGGCGTGTTCGAGGCAGTGGTCCTTGCCATCGTGCCGGGAGACCGGGCGACGCTGTTCGCCGCGCTGATCGCCTATCGCCTCGTCTATTATCTGCTGCCGCTGGTGCTGGCGGCGCTGCTGCTGGCCTGGCACGAAAGCCGCCGCAGCCGCCGCCTCGCCCAACTGGTCGGCGGCATGCATACGCTGGCCACCAGCCTCTCGCCGCTGCTGCTGAGCTGCTCGGCATTCCTGGGCGGCGGGATGCTGCTCCTGTCGGGTTCGTTGCCGGCAATCCATGCCCGCATGGGCCTGCTTGCCGATTTCCTGCCGCTGCCCTTCATCGAGGCGAGCCACATTGCCGCCAGCCTTGTGGGCACGGCGCTGCTGCTGCTGGCGCCGGGGCTTTACCGCCGGCTGGACGGAGCCTGCCTGGCGACGCGGCTGCTGCTGGTGGCGGGGGCCTTCTTCTCGCTGACCAAGGGTATCGACTATGAGGAGGCGGCAGCCTGCCTTGCGCTTGCCGGCCTGCTCCAGCTGACGCGCGGCGCCTTCTACCGCCGCACTGCGCTGACCGAGACGCCGCTGACCGCCGGCTGGCTGGCGGCGATCGCGATGGTCGGCGGGCTGGCGCTATGGGCCGGGATGTTTGCCTACCGCCACATTCCCTACGACGACGATCTGTGGTGGAAGTTCGCGCTGCAGGCCAATGCCCCGCGCTACTTGCGGGCCGCGCTGGCCTGCGCCGTGTTCCTTGCCGGTTTTGCCCTGTGGCGGCTTTTCGCGCCCTCGGCGTCGCGCCCTCACGGCGAAAGCGTGGAGGAGGCGGGTCCGGCAATCCGCGCCATCCTCGCCACCAGCGGGCGGACCGAGGCGATGCTGGCGCTGACCGGCGACAAGCGCTTCCTGGTCTCCGCCGCGCGCGATGCTTTCATCATGTACCAGGTCAAGGGATCGAGCTGGGTCGTCATGGGCGATCCGGTAGGCGCGGAGCAATCCTGGGGCGAACTGCTCTGGGCGATCCGCGACCTGTCGCACCGCCAGCAGGGGCGGTTGATGCTGTATGAAGTATCCCCCGCCGCGCTCGATCTTGCCATCGGCATGGGGCTGCAGATCGTGAAATACGGAGAGGAGGCAATCGTTGACCTCCCCGCTTTCGAACTGGGCACGCCGCAATTGCGCAGCGTGCGCAAGTCCGAGCGGGTCGCCGCCAAGGCCGGGGCGAGCCTGCGCGTGGTTCCTGCCGCCGCCGTGCCAGTGATCCTGGACGAACTGGAGGCCATCTCGGCCGAGTGGATGGCCGCGAAGGGCCACCGCGAGAAAGGCTTCAGCCTCGGCAGTTTCGAGCGCGAATACCTGTGCAACTTCGACATGGCGCTGGTCATGGTGGAGGGGCGCATCGTTGCCTTCGCCAACCTGTGGCTGACGCAGGACAAGGCCGAGGCTTCGGTAGACCTCATGCGCCACCGCGCCGATGCCCCGCGCGGGACGATGGACTTCCTGTTCGCCAACCTGCTGGTCTGGGCCAAGGCGCGCGGATATCGGCGCTTTACCCTGGGCCAGGTGCCTTTGTCGGGGATCGACGGGCGGCACCTCGCGCCCGCCTGGGCCAAGGCCGCCGCGCTGGTGTTCCGGCATGGCGAGAGCTTCTACGGCTTTCGCGGTCTGCGCGGCTACAAGGAGAAGTTCGCGCCGCACTGGGAGCCTCGCTACGTCGCCGGGCCGCATGGCATCGGTCTGATTCAGGGGCTGCACGACGTATCGCGCCTGATCGGCAGCGGCCCTGCCGCCGCGCCCGCCGCCGCCCGGCGCACCGTGCAGGTGCCCGAATCCTCCACCGTTCACCCCCGCCCTCTCGAAAGAATGTTGCCGGCATGA
- a CDS encoding biliverdin-producing heme oxygenase, producing the protein MNTTLQAPLEASRAKRLKAATNDTHDRLDKRIMAAEPFASVENCGRFLSVQYQFHRDIDALYANEQLAALLPDLAERRRLGQIRQDIEDLGLPLPESGGEVPFGAGASVDLPTALGWLYVAEGSNLGAAFLFKMARALGLDENRGASHLAGHPDGRAQHWRSFTGALDALTLAEDEELRLADGARAAFRRVHGLVESE; encoded by the coding sequence ATGAATACCACCCTTCAGGCGCCTCTCGAAGCCAGCCGCGCCAAGAGGCTGAAGGCGGCGACTAACGACACGCACGACCGGCTCGACAAGCGCATCATGGCTGCCGAACCTTTCGCCAGCGTCGAGAATTGCGGCCGGTTCCTGAGTGTGCAGTACCAGTTCCACCGCGATATCGACGCGCTATATGCCAACGAGCAACTGGCCGCGCTGCTGCCCGACCTCGCCGAGCGCCGCCGTCTCGGTCAGATCCGCCAGGATATCGAGGACCTTGGTCTGCCGCTGCCGGAGTCGGGCGGCGAAGTGCCTTTCGGTGCCGGCGCATCGGTGGACCTGCCTACTGCGCTGGGCTGGCTGTACGTGGCCGAAGGATCGAATCTGGGCGCCGCCTTCCTGTTCAAGATGGCGCGGGCGCTGGGCCTCGACGAGAATCGCGGCGCCAGCCATCTGGCGGGGCACCCTGATGGTCGCGCCCAGCACTGGCGCTCGTTCACCGGCGCGCTCGACGCCCTGACACTGGCGGAAGACGAGGAACTGCGATTGGCCGACGGGGCAAGGGCGGCTTTCCGCCGCGTCCACGGCCTGGTGGAATCCGAGTAA
- a CDS encoding EAL domain-containing protein — MFDVLLCIHEQHNEWFVLLAAVICVISTMSAVQLIRHARHLSGKAAARWIAGAGLAIGFGIWATHFVAMLGYDPGVIAGYQIPATALSLIVAIAMTTMSFAIAMAWPNVRGLAAASLLGGGGIAAMHYLGMSALELPAQIQWRSVYVVASLICVVLPTYPALALAVRGRTMRGAIAAGLLLTLSVVLLHFIGMTAVELVPAPLKLRTGVLLSRDSMAMMITAGSLCLLTTCIAVLAMARRARLTLHATERDMSILVKGITDCAIYMLDRDGKVANWNAGAQRLKGYAESEVIGMPLEQFYTPEDRAEGLPKRAMTMAMRTGKYVGEGWRMRRDGTRFWAHVTIEKIADENGEHIGFAKITRDMDRFKEDADRLKEMTGHLDAALGNMHQGLCLFGADKRLLLVNARFTQIWRIDLDVHLPGMTIEQVARTALNGVTCPAGSQRPIEEMRRLFARPAADAGSTPEILEFGDTLVVSMVSRAMPGGGWVTTFEDITERRRSDAKIAHMAMHDSLTGLPNRSSFAHWIDAELEQARHFGHQLTSVMIDLDRFKEINDTRGHSAGDAALQHLSKRLLDVLTEGEVVARLGGDEFAAAKRFKDKAELAAFLGRLENCFATPFGPADNSFYLGASIGVAVFPQDGDQREQLLNNADLAMYRAKANVGERLAYYEPEMDETARARRQIANDLRHALDRNELTLVYQPQHGLATGEMTGYEALLRWEHPTRGFIAPDDFIPIAEETGEIFRIGEWVLRQACIEAMAWPNELKIAVNLSAVQLSQSDLVQVVHGILIETGLSPRRLELEITETAIIGDKLRALHLLRQIKALGISIAMDDFGTGYSSLDTLHSFPFDKIKIDKSFLLRSQTSGQARAIIKAVLALGQSLNVPVLAEGVETLDQVALLKEQGCDEAQGYYFGRPGASPSLSAGHVVITGLVDELPVRAASAA, encoded by the coding sequence ATGTTCGACGTTTTGCTGTGTATTCACGAACAGCACAATGAGTGGTTTGTCCTGCTCGCTGCCGTGATCTGCGTCATCTCCACGATGAGCGCGGTCCAGCTTATCCGCCATGCACGCCACCTTTCCGGCAAGGCTGCCGCACGGTGGATCGCGGGCGCCGGTCTGGCGATCGGCTTCGGCATCTGGGCGACTCACTTCGTGGCAATGCTCGGCTATGACCCGGGCGTCATCGCCGGATACCAGATACCCGCGACAGCGCTGTCGTTGATCGTGGCGATCGCGATGACGACGATGTCCTTCGCCATCGCCATGGCCTGGCCCAACGTCCGGGGACTTGCTGCGGCCAGCCTGCTCGGCGGCGGCGGCATCGCCGCAATGCACTACTTGGGCATGTCGGCGCTGGAACTTCCGGCGCAGATCCAATGGCGCAGCGTATACGTCGTGGCATCTCTTATCTGCGTGGTCCTGCCGACTTACCCGGCGCTGGCCCTTGCGGTGCGCGGGCGCACCATGCGGGGCGCCATCGCCGCAGGCCTGCTGTTGACGCTGTCGGTCGTGCTGCTGCACTTCATCGGCATGACGGCGGTCGAACTGGTGCCAGCCCCGCTGAAGCTGCGCACCGGCGTGCTGCTTTCCCGTGACAGCATGGCGATGATGATCACGGCAGGATCGCTCTGCCTGCTCACCACCTGCATCGCAGTGTTGGCGATGGCCCGCCGTGCGCGCCTTACGCTTCATGCGACCGAGCGGGACATGTCCATCCTGGTAAAGGGCATCACCGACTGCGCCATCTACATGCTGGACCGCGACGGCAAGGTCGCCAACTGGAATGCGGGCGCGCAGCGCCTCAAGGGTTACGCGGAAAGCGAAGTCATCGGCATGCCGCTGGAACAGTTCTACACGCCCGAGGACCGCGCCGAAGGTCTGCCCAAGCGGGCGATGACGATGGCCATGCGAACCGGCAAGTACGTCGGCGAGGGCTGGCGCATGCGCCGTGACGGGACGCGTTTCTGGGCCCACGTCACGATCGAGAAGATTGCCGACGAAAACGGCGAGCACATCGGCTTCGCCAAGATCACCCGCGACATGGACCGCTTCAAGGAAGACGCGGACCGACTGAAGGAAATGACGGGGCACCTCGACGCGGCGCTGGGCAACATGCATCAGGGCCTGTGCCTGTTCGGCGCGGACAAGCGCCTGCTGCTGGTCAACGCCCGCTTCACGCAGATCTGGAGGATCGACCTCGACGTGCACCTGCCCGGCATGACGATCGAACAGGTCGCCCGTACCGCGCTGAACGGAGTGACCTGCCCTGCCGGGTCGCAGCGTCCGATCGAAGAGATGCGCCGCCTTTTCGCGCGGCCCGCCGCCGATGCCGGTTCCACGCCGGAAATCCTGGAATTCGGCGATACGCTGGTCGTCTCGATGGTCAGCCGCGCCATGCCTGGCGGCGGCTGGGTGACGACGTTCGAAGACATCACCGAGCGTCGCCGCTCCGATGCCAAGATCGCGCATATGGCGATGCACGACAGCCTTACCGGGCTGCCCAACCGTTCCAGCTTCGCACACTGGATCGACGCGGAACTGGAGCAGGCCCGCCACTTCGGCCATCAATTGACCTCGGTGATGATCGACCTCGACCGCTTCAAGGAAATCAACGACACGCGCGGCCACAGCGCCGGCGATGCTGCCCTGCAGCACCTTTCGAAGCGCCTGCTTGATGTGCTGACGGAGGGCGAGGTCGTTGCCCGGCTCGGAGGAGACGAGTTCGCCGCCGCCAAGCGCTTCAAGGACAAGGCCGAACTGGCCGCGTTCCTCGGCCGGCTGGAGAACTGCTTCGCAACCCCGTTCGGACCGGCGGACAATAGCTTCTATCTGGGCGCCAGCATTGGCGTGGCGGTGTTCCCGCAGGACGGCGATCAGCGCGAACAGCTGCTCAACAACGCTGACCTCGCGATGTACCGTGCCAAGGCGAACGTGGGTGAGCGGCTTGCTTACTACGAGCCGGAAATGGACGAAACGGCGCGCGCTCGCCGCCAGATCGCCAACGATCTTCGTCATGCCCTCGACCGCAATGAACTGACGCTAGTATATCAGCCGCAGCATGGCCTGGCGACCGGCGAGATGACCGGGTACGAGGCGCTGCTGCGCTGGGAACACCCGACGCGCGGCTTCATCGCGCCTGACGACTTCATCCCGATTGCCGAGGAAACCGGCGAGATATTCCGCATCGGCGAATGGGTCCTGCGCCAAGCCTGCATCGAGGCGATGGCATGGCCCAACGAACTGAAGATCGCCGTGAACCTTTCCGCCGTCCAGCTCTCTCAGAGCGATCTGGTCCAGGTGGTGCACGGCATTCTGATCGAGACCGGGCTTTCGCCCCGGCGGCTTGAACTTGAGATCACCGAAACCGCGATCATCGGCGACAAGCTGCGCGCGCTGCACTTGCTGCGCCAGATCAAGGCGCTGGGCATCAGCATCGCAATGGATGATTTCGGCACCGGCTATTCCTCGCTCGACACGCTCCATTCCTTCCCGTTCGACAAGATCAAGATCGACAAATCTTTCCTGCTGCGCTCGCAGACCAGCGGTCAGGCGCGGGCGATCATCAAGGCCGTCCTCGCTTTGGGGCAGAGCCTGAACGTCCCGGTCCTGGCCGAAGGCGTGGAGACGCTCGATCAGGTTGCATTACTGAAGGAGCAGGGATGCGACGAAGCTCAGGGGTACTATTTCGGACGGCCCGGGGCCTCACCCAGCCTTTCTGCCGGGCATGTCGTGATAACCGGGCTAGTCGATGAGTTGCCGGTGAGGGCCGCTTCGGCAGCCTGA
- a CDS encoding response regulator transcription factor, with product MPATILIVDDDPHIRQLLVFAFTKAGFATIEAGDGEEALEKVKGHGPDLVILDINMPRMDGLEVCRRLRADSEVPIFFLSSRDDESDRVLGIELGGDDYVVKPFSPREVVARAAAILRRTAARPPQDKAETEKPAAAQSAGVLRQGLLSLDPESWTAQWQGQEVSLTATEFTILRTLLEAPARIFSRDQMIDRFRGPGFAMTDRTVDSHVRNLRRKFADVGGSDVIETRAGIGYRMGACAGAAASS from the coding sequence ATGCCTGCCACGATCCTGATCGTCGACGACGACCCTCACATACGCCAGCTTCTGGTCTTTGCCTTCACCAAGGCGGGGTTCGCCACGATCGAAGCCGGTGACGGTGAGGAAGCGCTGGAGAAGGTGAAGGGCCACGGCCCCGACCTTGTCATCCTCGACATCAACATGCCGCGCATGGACGGGCTGGAAGTGTGCCGCCGCCTGCGGGCGGACAGCGAAGTGCCGATCTTCTTCCTGTCCTCGCGCGATGACGAGAGCGACCGCGTGCTCGGTATCGAACTGGGCGGCGACGATTATGTGGTGAAGCCATTTTCTCCGCGTGAGGTGGTGGCCCGCGCGGCCGCGATCCTGCGGCGCACCGCCGCCCGGCCTCCGCAAGACAAGGCGGAAACGGAAAAGCCAGCGGCGGCGCAAAGCGCCGGAGTGCTGCGCCAGGGCCTGCTCAGCCTCGATCCCGAAAGCTGGACCGCGCAGTGGCAAGGCCAGGAGGTGAGCCTGACCGCTACCGAGTTCACCATCCTGCGCACCTTGCTGGAAGCTCCGGCACGCATCTTCTCCCGCGACCAGATGATCGACCGTTTCCGGGGCCCCGGCTTTGCGATGACGGACCGGACCGTGGACAGCCACGTGCGCAACCTGCGGCGCAAGTTCGCCGACGTGGGCGGCAGCGACGTGATCGAGACGCGCGCCGGGATCGGCTACCGCATGGGCGCATGTGCCGGAGCCGCGGCCTCGTCATGA
- a CDS encoding cell wall metabolism sensor histidine kinase WalK produces MIPRLKGLVGRFWPVLRLRTFLLGTLLFVAALPGLGAIFLRVYENALVRRTEAELVAQGAALAASAAIVARGIPMQAVPLEDTQRYHERKTEVDLRSSPILPPRPRAAITNRLPDPAALVLARQMMPAFRETKVTTLAAILMLDRHGVLLNGQAGGRSFAMLPEVRIALGGSAVTVLRKNEGYVRRYPLEWLSRAAQIRLHHARPIMVDGKVVGVLLLSRSPRALFLGIYEDRGKIALGGVVILGLLFALTSVLSRAIVRPVERLSQATRELASGRRVAARQSSLQVVEIRALFHDFEQMADSIEKRSRYLRDFAASVSHEFKTPLAAMSGAIELLQDHGGDMALADRERFLANMAADARRLSRLVGRLMELARADVLVREPDASAPVHGILASMADAMTRDRFRVNLLLSEPSSTLVPAVAMDPGALEAVLTTLAENARQAGASRLEVTLTVQDDDWVRLDLVDDGPGIPEADRERVFDPFFTSKREEGGTGLGLAIARSLLDAYGGVLELLRSPQGAHFRVLCPKAEDHTVRVAE; encoded by the coding sequence ATGATCCCTCGGCTCAAGGGCCTGGTCGGCCGGTTCTGGCCGGTCCTTCGCCTGCGCACGTTTCTGCTGGGCACGCTGCTGTTCGTGGCGGCCTTGCCCGGCCTCGGTGCGATTTTCCTGCGCGTTTACGAAAACGCGCTGGTGCGCCGGACCGAGGCGGAGCTTGTGGCGCAGGGCGCGGCGCTGGCTGCCAGCGCTGCGATCGTGGCGCGAGGCATTCCGATGCAGGCCGTGCCGCTGGAGGACACGCAGCGCTATCACGAGCGCAAGACCGAGGTTGACTTGCGCTCCTCCCCGATCCTGCCGCCTCGTCCGCGCGCGGCCATCACCAACAGGCTGCCGGACCCGGCGGCGCTGGTGCTGGCCCGCCAGATGATGCCTGCGTTCCGGGAAACCAAGGTGACGACGCTTGCCGCGATCCTGATGCTCGACCGGCACGGCGTGCTGCTCAACGGGCAGGCCGGCGGGCGCAGCTTTGCCATGCTGCCGGAAGTGCGCATCGCGCTGGGCGGCAGCGCGGTGACGGTGCTGCGCAAGAACGAAGGGTACGTGCGCCGCTATCCGCTGGAATGGCTGAGCCGGGCTGCGCAGATCCGCCTGCACCATGCACGCCCGATCATGGTCGACGGCAAGGTGGTGGGGGTCCTGCTGTTATCACGCTCGCCGCGCGCGCTTTTCCTTGGCATCTACGAGGACCGGGGCAAGATCGCGCTGGGCGGTGTGGTGATCCTGGGGCTGCTGTTCGCGCTGACATCGGTGCTGTCGCGCGCGATCGTGAGGCCGGTGGAGCGGCTTAGCCAGGCAACGCGCGAACTGGCCTCGGGCAGGCGAGTCGCGGCGCGGCAGTCTTCGCTGCAGGTGGTGGAGATCAGGGCCCTGTTCCACGATTTCGAGCAGATGGCCGACAGCATCGAGAAACGTTCGCGCTACTTGCGTGATTTCGCTGCCTCGGTCAGCCATGAGTTCAAGACCCCGCTGGCCGCGATGTCCGGCGCCATCGAGCTGTTGCAGGACCACGGCGGCGACATGGCTTTGGCCGACCGCGAGCGGTTTCTTGCCAATATGGCCGCCGATGCGCGGCGCCTCTCGCGCCTTGTGGGACGGCTGATGGAACTGGCGCGGGCGGACGTCCTTGTGAGAGAGCCCGATGCCAGCGCACCGGTCCACGGTATCCTCGCCTCCATGGCCGATGCCATGACGCGTGACCGGTTCCGCGTGAATCTCTTGCTGTCCGAGCCATCCTCGACGCTGGTTCCTGCGGTTGCCATGGACCCCGGCGCACTGGAGGCGGTGCTGACCACGCTGGCCGAGAACGCGCGGCAGGCGGGGGCGTCCCGGCTGGAGGTGACGTTGACGGTGCAGGACGACGACTGGGTACGCCTTGATCTTGTCGATGACGGGCCTGGCATTCCAGAGGCAGACCGGGAGCGGGTGTTCGACCCTTTCTTCACCAGCAAGCGCGAGGAAGGGGGCACCGGGCTGGGCCTCGCCATAGCCCGCTCGCTGCTCGATGCGTATGGCGGTGTGCTGGAATTGCTGCGCTCGCCACAAGGCGCGCATTTCCGCGTGCTGTGTCCCAAGGCAGAGGATCACACGGTGAGAGTAGCCGAATAG
- a CDS encoding NAD(P)-dependent alcohol dehydrogenase yields the protein MQVKAYGVSANARPLEPLLIERRETGPRDVAIDISYCGVCHSDLHTARGEWGETLYPCVPGHEIVGTVSAVGADVTRFKVGDTVGVGCLVDSCGHCGSCKEDLENYCTTGWTGTYGAPTADAPGHTLGGYSQAIVVDEHFVLTISHPKEQLAAVAPLLCAGITTYSPLRHWNAGPGKKVGVVGIGGLGHMAIKIAHAMGAHVVAFTSTPAKRQDAKDLGADEAVVSRDEDEMAAHAGSFDLIIDTVAASHSLDTYVNLLQRDGTLVLLGVPDQPHPTPNVGGLIFGRKTIAGSLIGGIAETQEMLDFCAEHGIVSDVEMIEMQQIDEAYDRMVRSDVRYRFVIDSASLAKDVAA from the coding sequence ATGCAAGTCAAAGCTTATGGCGTTTCCGCCAATGCCCGTCCGCTCGAACCGCTGCTGATCGAACGCCGCGAAACCGGCCCGCGCGATGTCGCGATCGACATCAGCTACTGCGGCGTCTGCCATTCGGACCTGCACACCGCGCGCGGTGAATGGGGCGAGACGCTGTACCCTTGCGTACCGGGCCATGAAATCGTCGGCACCGTCAGCGCCGTGGGCGCCGACGTCACGCGCTTCAAGGTGGGCGATACCGTCGGCGTAGGTTGCCTCGTCGACAGCTGCGGCCATTGCGGTTCGTGCAAGGAAGACCTCGAAAACTACTGCACCACTGGCTGGACCGGCACTTACGGCGCCCCGACGGCAGATGCGCCGGGCCATACGCTGGGCGGTTATTCGCAGGCCATCGTCGTCGACGAGCATTTCGTCCTGACCATCAGCCACCCCAAGGAACAGCTCGCCGCCGTTGCGCCGCTGCTTTGCGCGGGCATCACCACGTACTCGCCGCTGCGCCACTGGAATGCGGGCCCCGGCAAGAAGGTTGGCGTCGTCGGCATCGGCGGACTGGGTCACATGGCGATCAAGATCGCCCATGCCATGGGCGCGCATGTCGTCGCCTTCACTTCGACCCCGGCCAAGCGGCAGGATGCCAAGGATCTTGGCGCCGACGAAGCCGTGGTTTCGCGCGACGAGGACGAGATGGCGGCCCACGCCGGCAGCTTCGACCTCATCATTGACACGGTCGCGGCAAGCCACAGCCTCGACACTTACGTCAACCTGCTGCAGCGCGACGGTACGCTGGTCCTGCTGGGCGTCCCCGACCAGCCGCACCCCACCCCCAACGTCGGCGGGCTGATCTTCGGCCGCAAGACCATCGCCGGCTCGCTGATCGGTGGTATCGCCGAAACGCAGGAAATGCTGGACTTCTGTGCCGAGCACGGGATCGTCTCGGACGTTGAAATGATCGAAATGCAGCAGATCGACGAGGCTTACGACCGCATGGTCCGCAGCGACGTACGCTACCGCTTCGTGATCGACAGCGCTTCGCTTGCAAAGGACGTAGCAGCCTAA
- a CDS encoding AcvB/VirJ family lysyl-phosphatidylglycerol hydrolase: MTNPSSRPLARPLHRCLLLCLLVLAALAIAVTNAPALHLLGSEPVKMFPASGPARAGRLRLAAVFLSGDMGFKFGMGAHIAQAIADRGIPVVGINSPVVFAHHHSRTEADAVVAGAIRLALARTGADRILLMAQSYGADIVATAAPDLPPDLRARILAIDLTVPAQDVYFRADPSTLAYLGAPDARPLQALRAVHWAPVICVYGREETDSLCPGLTGTGARVIGLPGNHHLNHDRAGVIAATLGALRAAVPEAEV, encoded by the coding sequence ATGACAAATCCGTCTTCCCGCCCCTTGGCGCGCCCGCTCCATCGCTGCCTGCTGCTGTGCCTGCTTGTGCTGGCGGCGTTGGCGATTGCGGTGACAAATGCTCCGGCGCTGCACTTGCTGGGGTCCGAGCCGGTCAAGATGTTCCCGGCATCGGGGCCTGCGCGCGCGGGGCGATTACGGCTGGCGGCGGTGTTTCTTTCGGGCGACATGGGGTTCAAATTCGGCATGGGCGCGCACATCGCGCAGGCCATTGCGGACAGGGGGATTCCCGTTGTCGGGATCAACTCCCCCGTGGTTTTCGCCCACCATCACTCGCGGACAGAGGCGGACGCCGTTGTCGCCGGGGCTATCCGCCTTGCGCTTGCCCGCACCGGAGCCGACCGGATATTGCTGATGGCCCAGTCCTACGGAGCGGACATCGTCGCCACCGCCGCGCCGGACCTGCCGCCGGATCTTCGCGCGCGCATCCTGGCAATCGACCTGACAGTGCCGGCCCAGGATGTCTACTTCCGCGCCGATCCCAGCACCCTGGCCTACCTCGGCGCCCCCGACGCACGGCCGCTGCAGGCCTTGCGCGCGGTGCATTGGGCGCCGGTGATCTGCGTCTACGGGCGCGAGGAGACGGACAGCCTCTGCCCCGGGCTGACAGGCACCGGCGCCCGCGTCATCGGGCTGCCGGGCAACCATCATCTCAATCACGACCGCGCGGGGGTCATCGCGGCAACGCTTGGCGCGCTGCGCGCCGCCGTGCCCGAAGCGGAGGTCTGA